CCGAGTAAAATATCCCATCGAGTCCGTTAAAAATCGCCCCACGGACTTTTTCCGCTTCTTGAGCAGTTGTGAAAATAACTCCATTACCTGTTGATGAAAATTGATATTCAGCCCCACTTGTAACAAAGGAATTAACCCAGCATGTTAAGTCGTATTGATCTCCCTTGAGAGGGCTTGCGATAACCAAACTGTTGATGGTTGTGGTCTCTCCATACCCGCGTTTACCCACACTCCAGAATATTGTGCTGAAGATCATTACTGTGAGTAGGAGAAACAATAATGAATTGCGATAGTGATAGTGCTTCTGCTTCTTATTGAATAAATAGCATCCTGGAAATATCAAGAATATATAGAGCACGGTCAGGATATAGATGATGGTCCAGTTATGATCGGGACGCGTCATTTCTGAAATGGCACTCAGAATATTTGCATTCGCATCTCCATAATAATACGAATCATCATGTTGTTGCGTTACTGACTGTTTTTTCTCACTCTCAGATGGTTTGGGGGCTGCTACCATTGCCAGCTCTTCTGCGAGGGCCTCTTGCAGACTTGAAACAACGAGACTTTCAGTCAATTGGTTCAGTTTCCCCTGGTGACGAATCACAAGACCTGTCCCCACACGAAAATGATCTTGCGGTGTGTTAAGCTCAATCATGCTTGTTGTGAAATTCAAGTTTGCTCCGGATGAATCAGAAAGTAAATGGAGCGTGCCTCCCTGGTACAGCCAGTCCATAAAAGACTCTTTACGAGCAGCATCCCAGCGAGGGACGTGATCTAAAATGACTTCGTCAAGGGAATCCGTTGCCGTTACTGAAGGTGGAAAAAGCTCTTCTGGATAGCTTTTGAATTGACTCCCACTTTGAGATAGCGCGGTTGAACTGGTAAGAATAATTCGTGAGAGTTGCGCTCCCGATTCCTGTTTTTTCGCGTAATTCCCTGCATTTCGGGAAATTTTACGACTGTAAATAAAACGGGGCCCCCAGTTGAGAGACCAGTCACCTTGTCTTTCGTCAATGACATAAGGATAAAACTGTACCCATTGAGAACTGTAGGGAGCAAGGAATATTTTTCGGCAAAGTGGCGCACCGACTTTGTTACCACTATATTGAATACGACTTAACTGCACCAATTCATCAAAAACCTCCGGCGTGTTATTGCTCAACTTGAGAGAAAGCGGGATACACTTTCCCGTCGAATTCTGGTTATTAAAACCCCAGATGGCTTCTTCAATATCAATGGCAAAAACAGATCCGGGAAGCACCATCATCATTCCGATCCAGAAGACCAGACTTAAATAATGCTTTCGGTTTGCTGTCGATATGATTTTCACAAGTTGACCAGTCATGATTCTGAACTCAATAGAGATTGATTAATCGATGAGATGCTTGGTGAACGAGAAATGTCTGCATCATCACCACCCAGTCTACCAAGTTTTTCATCAATATGGTTGCGGCATTGAGAACGAAACAAAAGATAGCAACCACCATAGATAAACGTATTGACAATGAGCGGCCCCCATGCCGAACCGAACTCGTGAAATTCCGCAATTTCATTGATGACAATATAGGACGCTGGGCTTAGAAATAAACCATATATGATTGAGTCTTCATCAAATGAGGGACTCAAAATAAAAATCGGAAACGCTAAGATAAAAGGCAGGATACACCAGACGATGATCGCTCCTAATGCAGTCAGAATAGCCTTGGTTTGCGATTTGATTTTCATCCCGATCCAGCAGAACATATAGACTAACATCGGCAGATATATGCTGATCGTCAGTAGTGATCCGATAAGATAAGGCAACCATTGTAACGCATAGCGATTCCTGTTTGTTGGATTGATCTGTGCATATTCCCATTTCCACCAGGTTTCAAACAACACAATTGTTAACAGTGGAATCAGTAGCACCAGGCACAAACGTTTCACGCCAGCAAGTTTTTGCTCCAGCAATCTATTTCCGGAAATGGGAGTCGTTAACAATACGTCCAGGGTTTCATGAGAACGCTCACCAGAGATCAGGCTGGTTGCAGAAACAGCAATCAACAGAACAGCCAGCCCCCAGATCAGCCAGTACAGCATGACGGCACCAGGTACAACGGCATCGGGTTCAATAGTTGCAATAAATACGCATAACAGCAAAACCGGAACTTCCAAGGACACAAGAATACGAAACAGATAACGGAACGTTCCCAATGATTTTTTCGATGTTTCACGCCATGCAATTGGATCATTGTCAGGAAGGCGAATCTGATCTTTTACGAGGACAACTCCTCTTGTAATCCGGTTGTTATTAATTTTTGAAAATAATCGATCGAGATTTTTGAAAACGTTTAATAGAAAATTTCGAGCAGGGAGAAATGCGCGTCGGACTAAAAAGAAATGTGCGAAAATCAAAAACAGAAATGTAATGAGGAGTATGGGTACACTGAAAACAATCGTCCCGATTATTGCTGCTGGCCCGGTTCCAGCAGTCCATGTAAATCGGTCAAACCAGTATGGACCAAACAACATGAAATTGAGTTCAAAGCCACCTCGGGTAAAATAGCTACTCCAAAAAGGAGAGTCTCTAAAAGTGTGAGAAATCATCCGAATGAAGTCGCCATAATAAAACAGATTCAACTCGTATGCGATAGGAAGTCCAAATATCATCAAAAAACCGAAAATATAGGTTGCGATAAAGGAACCCACAGTCGTACGAAAGAAACTGGAACAGAGTACACCCAGTGCCGCAACCTGGAACATGGTGATGGTCAGTAACCAAAGCCCATTGATGAACATCGCGGGCGAAACACCACCCAGTGAATAGGCAAACGCCAGAATGGGGAGCCCCAGCATCAGGAACGTGATCATTGTGATTAAACGTCCCAGATATTTTTCCAGTATGATCGTAGAAGGACTTAAACGTGTAATGAGCAATAAGCCCAGACTGTTTCGTTCTTTTTCTTGAGTAATCACACCACAGGTAATCGCGGGCAGGAACAAGTAGATGGCAGTAAATTGCAGATACACCATCGATTCAAATAATTGTCGGCCTCGTCCTAGAATCGCCATCGGATTATTGCGAAGACCTGACATCAGATCAATGTATATGAAGCCGACACACCCTAAAAAAAGCAGTGCATAAATTGTTCTGATGATATAAGTTCGTTTACGGTTGGCCAGCTCAGTCAGTTCTTTGGACAGCAATGGGAGACTGAAATGAAATTTGCGCAGTTTCATGCCGTCTTCCCTTCCGTTAACTTCATAAACACGGTTTCCATATCCATCGCTTCAGCCTGAAACATGCGAATTTTTGCACCGCTGGCTGCAATTTGTGCGTGCAATTCTTCCACTGCCAGTTGGTCTTCCTGTAATTGGATTGCCAGGCGATCTGCCTGCACGGTGACCGATTTCACTCCATTGATATTCTCAATTGTCTGACAGATACCATTCATTTCACCTACGATTTGGACATGAATGATTCGACTCAATTCCAAACGTTTGTAAATATGATCTAAGGAACCCTGTGTGACAAATTGTCCGGCCTCGATGATACCGATACTCGTACAGAGCTGTGACAGTTCATGCAGAATATGACTTGAGATGATAATCGTTTTTCCCATTTCCTTGAGAGCGACTAATAGTTCACGAACTTCAATCCGAGCACGGGGGTCCAGGCCACTCGCCGGCTCGTCAAGTAACAATAAATCCGGGTCGTGTAATAAAACACGCGCCAATGCCAGACGCTGCTTCATGCCGCGTGATAATGAATCTACCGGTGAATCAATTTTTTCGGTTAAATCTGTCAATTGCAGTACATCGTCAACGATGACTTTACGACGACTTTTATTGATTCGATACGCGGCTGCAAAAAAATGTAAATATTCTCTGGCGGTCAGGTCTTCATAAACCCCAAAGAAATCGGGCATATAGCCGATCATTTCTCTGATCAGATGAGGAGCTTTATTAACAGAAATACCATTTATTTTAACAGCGTCACACTCATACTCACGCTGTAACGTCGCCAGAACTTTGATCGTGGAAGATTTTCCCGCACCATTCGGACCGATAAAGCCGAACACTTCACCTTTAGGAATCGAAAAGGAAATCCCCTTTACGGCTTCATATTTTCCGTAACGGACCCACAAATTATTCACTTCCACCATTGGGGGTTGTATGCTCATAGGAATCGGTATTCTTCTCGTAAATTAGCGAAGTAAAACAGGGATCATGTTTTTGAAATAATAAGTTGTCTGTATATTGTATCTTGCTCATCCCCGGGGACATAAATCACAACGAGCCATTGTCTAGGATCAGAAGGATCCAGAATACTCAGGTCTTCATAGTTTCTTCCACCCGATGGTGACGTTTGCGAAATGATCTGAAATAGCCCGCCCTGATTTCTGACACAGAGATCATCCATAAAACTCCGCTGGCGCTCTTGATTCACAGAACGTCCCTGGTAGGGAGGCGCGATCGGATTGACTAAAGCATATGCCTTCGAATAACGAGTCTGGGTATGTGGGACAGAGCTAAGGTATCGATAATTTTTGACTTTTCCATTGCGGACGCCTTGGTAAATTAATAATTGAGCCTGGTTACCAAATGCCTGATAAACTTGTTTTTGGATTTTTTGTCGTCCTGGCTCAGATTTCAATTCTGCAACCTGAATTGAAGACCAGTTAAATTCTGTCTGTAACTCAGCTGGATAATTAGAAATAATTCGATTGAGCTGAGGTGTCCACTGAGGCATCCGTAGATAAACGGAATATTGAGTAGGAATTGATCCTGAATAAAATGGGGGCTCCACCAGTGCCGGGGTTGTATTTCGATTATAGACGTTGTAGTTCTGAATCATTCCTAATTCAGAATGATTCAAGGTAGCAAATAACCCCGATTTCACATTGGTTTCAATTGTCTGGTAGGAACCAGTAAATAACAACTCGATCTGATTTTCCTTTACTGGTTTTCCCTGTGCATCAAGATCAATGATTGCCAGGTTCTTTCGTTCATGTGATGTCTGCATGAAATAATCAGAAATCATAAAAACGAGAAATGCAAAGCAGATCGAGATTGCAGGAAACGTAATCCAGGTAAAGCGTCTTAGCTTGAATTTCCCCAGAATAAAGTACTCACCGGGTCCAACCAGGAGCACATATCCAAATAAAATCGATGCAATAAGCCAGGAAGGAACAATCCGCATTTCTGACGGCATTAAGTCAGTTACGACGGCCCCTCCAGTAAAGATAGGCCGATAATTTAAATTGAAAATTTCACTGGCTATATAGGGATTTCTATATCGGTGGTTCACAGTTTCCTGACTTTTGACAAACACCTTGACCATTTCCTGATAATCCCACGTTTTTTCTTTCTCATAGTAGTTTCGTTGTGATTCTCTTAATTTCCAGAGAAAAAAGGGAATCTGAATTAATTCCTGTTCAGAGAGAAGCTCCTTTTCAAGCGTTTCAGACTGGACGATCACACTTCTTCCCCAGCCTGTTCTCTGGAACCAGATTTGATTGGCTGGATCGACGTCGAGCTTGCCTTCCGGACTAAGCAGAAAAGGGGATCTCGTATCGTCTCCTGCAAGTTGATTTAGAAACTGCAGTTGTGTTGTTCCAGGAGTTGCCCCCGTGATCAGGCATAAGCTTCCACCTGATCTGACCCACTGATAAATTGCCTTGAAGTGACGTGATTCCAATAGTTCAAACCCACGTGGCGTGATCAACATGAGATCGTATTGATGGCATTCAATCGGTAGCTGCGGGAATTCATCCGGAGTGATCTGAATGGAAACCGTTTTGCAATTCAGTGACATCGGTCGATTATTAATTATATTGAGTAACTGTGAATTTGCCTGAATGACAGTTGGATCAAGTTTGACCGTAATTGGGCTTTCTGGACTAATTGATTCGAACTTTAATTTCTCCAGGAAATCTTTTGTTTTGGGTAATAAATTACTATCAAACGGATCACAGATTCCCAAGGCAAAAGTTCGCAGAAACGTTCGTCCAACTCGTAACGTAAATTCATCTTTGAAGTCGTGTCGTTGCTCAGATGTTACAAAACTCAGCTTTAGTTTGACTTCGGAAAAAGGATTATCAACCTTGATGGGAGGTAACATCATGGGAACTTCGTGGAATCCCGAGTGAAGCGCAACCTCATGCGATTTATATTGTCCAAACTGTTCTGAACCATCATGAACAGTGACGAGAAAGTAGCCTTCCAGTAATCCCGTTGCTGAAACCGAACACTGCCAGACAAAATCAATCGGGCCGTCCCCTTTGGGAAATTGAGTCGGCTGGTAAATATCAACGGTCATTGGGAGTTTTTGTGCGGAGACCACTCCTGGAATCAACATCAAGCACAGCCAGGCTAAATAGAAAATGTTCCGGAACATCTTAAATAATTCCAGTCTATATTTGTGACTCAGGAAGGGATACCGGCAGGTCGGCGTTGAAAATACCACCACTCTGCCAGCAGTAATACAAAAGCAATGAGCGCGAACTCGCTCCATAAAGGCTTGTCGCTATCTATTTGTGTTTGGGCCGCTGTAACGGGCACTTCACTAAATTGGATCTCTTCAACTGAAACGAGAGACGTTTCTAAAGGGTTCAATAAACTGACACTTATCTCGTCTGAATCTGCTCCCTCGCCACTGATAACATATTTGCCAATGTGCAAAGCGGCGATCCCCGAAACAAGGCCATATTTATTACTTTCGGTACTCAACTCTTTGCCAGTCGGCGTTTTGATTTGGTACTTCTTTTCCGGGAGATATTCGACAGCCGGTAAAACAGGAGTCGCCGCTGCTTGAACTTCAGCAATCCCTGCTTCCTGCATCGTCAGTTGGATCAGATTTGAGACCATAATCGGAAATCCGACTCGATACGGCATCGTCGAGCGGTCTGTGTTGAACAGAAAATAAAATTCCAGATCGCCGGCATTCCGTTTTTGCAATAATAATGGGCCCAGACGGCCATGGACTACGACTTCGTAACCTAATTCTTCCAGATTCTCAACGCTGGCGTTCTCGGCCCAGACTGGTTGTTCTGTG
This genomic interval from Gimesia alba contains the following:
- a CDS encoding ABC transporter permease; protein product: MKLRKFHFSLPLLSKELTELANRKRTYIIRTIYALLFLGCVGFIYIDLMSGLRNNPMAILGRGRQLFESMVYLQFTAIYLFLPAITCGVITQEKERNSLGLLLITRLSPSTIILEKYLGRLITMITFLMLGLPILAFAYSLGGVSPAMFINGLWLLTITMFQVAALGVLCSSFFRTTVGSFIATYIFGFLMIFGLPIAYELNLFYYGDFIRMISHTFRDSPFWSSYFTRGGFELNFMLFGPYWFDRFTWTAGTGPAAIIGTIVFSVPILLITFLFLIFAHFFLVRRAFLPARNFLLNVFKNLDRLFSKINNNRITRGVVLVKDQIRLPDNDPIAWRETSKKSLGTFRYLFRILVSLEVPVLLLCVFIATIEPDAVVPGAVMLYWLIWGLAVLLIAVSATSLISGERSHETLDVLLTTPISGNRLLEQKLAGVKRLCLVLLIPLLTIVLFETWWKWEYAQINPTNRNRYALQWLPYLIGSLLTISIYLPMLVYMFCWIGMKIKSQTKAILTALGAIIVWCILPFILAFPIFILSPSFDEDSIIYGLFLSPASYIVINEIAEFHEFGSAWGPLIVNTFIYGGCYLLFRSQCRNHIDEKLGRLGGDDADISRSPSISSINQSLLSSES
- a CDS encoding ABC transporter ATP-binding protein codes for the protein MSIQPPMVEVNNLWVRYGKYEAVKGISFSIPKGEVFGFIGPNGAGKSSTIKVLATLQREYECDAVKINGISVNKAPHLIREMIGYMPDFFGVYEDLTAREYLHFFAAAYRINKSRRKVIVDDVLQLTDLTEKIDSPVDSLSRGMKQRLALARVLLHDPDLLLLDEPASGLDPRARIEVRELLVALKEMGKTIIISSHILHELSQLCTSIGIIEAGQFVTQGSLDHIYKRLELSRIIHVQIVGEMNGICQTIENINGVKSVTVQADRLAIQLQEDQLAVEELHAQIAASGAKIRMFQAEAMDMETVFMKLTEGKTA